A portion of the Pseudoxanthomonas sp. JBR18 genome contains these proteins:
- a CDS encoding SGNH/GDSL hydrolase family protein → MIDTPLIRRSLLVLGLLGAAGLSGPALADGQPTVEQVAGMQKQLADWPQLARYRADNATLPAPTAGKPRVVFYGDSITDAWGRNHNGSVFFPGKDYVNRGISGQTTAQMLVRFRQDVIDLKPAAVVILAGTNDIAGNTGEATPAMIEDNLRSMTELAKANGIKVVLASVLPASDYPWRPGREPAPKIRALNGWLQQYASQVGATYLDYYSAMDDGQGGLPKRLSADGVHPNAAGYAIMAPLAEQAVQAALAR, encoded by the coding sequence ATGATCGACACCCCCCTGATCCGCCGCAGCCTGCTGGTGCTGGGCTTGCTTGGTGCGGCTGGCCTGTCGGGTCCGGCTCTGGCCGATGGGCAGCCCACTGTCGAGCAGGTCGCCGGGATGCAGAAGCAACTGGCCGACTGGCCGCAGCTGGCGCGCTACCGAGCTGACAACGCGACGCTGCCCGCGCCGACGGCGGGCAAGCCGCGGGTGGTGTTCTATGGCGATTCGATCACCGATGCCTGGGGCCGCAACCACAACGGAAGCGTGTTCTTTCCGGGCAAGGACTACGTCAACCGGGGGATCTCCGGGCAGACCACCGCGCAAATGCTGGTGCGCTTCCGCCAGGACGTGATCGATTTGAAGCCGGCCGCCGTGGTGATCCTGGCCGGGACCAACGACATCGCCGGCAACACCGGCGAGGCGACGCCTGCGATGATCGAGGACAACCTGCGCTCGATGACCGAACTGGCCAAGGCCAATGGCATCAAGGTCGTCCTGGCTTCGGTGCTTCCCGCTAGCGATTACCCCTGGCGTCCGGGGCGCGAACCGGCGCCCAAGATCCGCGCCCTCAATGGCTGGCTCCAGCAGTACGCCTCGCAAGTCGGCGCGACATATCTGGACTACTACAGCGCCATGGACGACGGGCAGGGCGGTCTGCCCAAGCGCCTGTCCGCCGATGGCGTGCATCCCAACGCCGCTGGCTACGCGATCATGGCGCCGCTGGCCGAGCAGGCGGTGCAGGCGGCCCTGGCGCGCTGA